A section of the Streptomyces sp. NBC_00178 genome encodes:
- a CDS encoding APC family permease: MTQLDARPQAGDTVRGTTPADGGVREKGLGGDSVGLTGSAVLGISTVAPVYCLTSTLGSTAGEVGVQMPAVFLAGFLPMLLVAFAYRELNKAVPDCGTSFTWTVKAFGPRLGWMCGWGLVIATIIVLSNLAGVATSYFWLLAGEISGSDAVAALDDSKPVHILTCLLLIAVATAISYRGMTATKGIQYTLVALQLVVLALFVVMAVRKAGSDGFAATSTDFSWTWLNPFAVQSFAAFTAGLSLSIFMFWGWDTCLTTNEETIGSEKTPGRAALVAMIVLVGSYLATGIAAQMAVGAGDTGLGLANPGTSDNVFAALAGPVMGPGLGVLLFLAVLASAAASLQTTFIPVARTVLAMASYEALPASYAKVHPRFRTPGRATVVAGVATGVFYTVMTLVSEHVLVDTIYALGLMICFYYALTAFACAWYFRAELTRSVRDLVFKGLFPVVGGILLTAVFGKTLYDMWDPAYGSGSSVLGVGSVFVIGVGLLLLGLVLMEAMRRRAPAFFRGEVLTKEPPALVVDE; the protein is encoded by the coding sequence ATGACTCAGCTGGACGCGCGGCCACAGGCCGGAGACACGGTACGGGGAACGACCCCTGCCGACGGCGGCGTACGCGAGAAGGGCCTCGGCGGGGACTCCGTCGGGCTGACGGGCAGTGCCGTCCTCGGCATCTCGACCGTCGCCCCGGTGTACTGCCTCACCTCCACGCTCGGCTCCACCGCCGGGGAGGTCGGCGTGCAGATGCCCGCCGTGTTCCTGGCCGGGTTCCTCCCGATGCTGCTGGTGGCCTTCGCCTACCGCGAGTTGAACAAGGCCGTGCCGGACTGCGGCACCTCGTTCACCTGGACGGTCAAGGCGTTCGGGCCCCGCCTGGGGTGGATGTGCGGCTGGGGCCTGGTCATCGCGACGATCATCGTCCTGTCGAACCTCGCGGGTGTGGCGACCTCGTACTTCTGGCTGCTGGCCGGCGAGATCTCCGGCAGTGACGCGGTCGCCGCCCTCGACGACAGCAAGCCGGTGCACATCCTGACCTGCCTGCTCCTGATCGCCGTGGCGACGGCGATCAGCTACCGGGGCATGACCGCGACCAAGGGCATCCAGTACACCCTCGTGGCCCTGCAACTCGTCGTCCTCGCGCTGTTCGTCGTCATGGCCGTGCGGAAGGCGGGCAGCGACGGCTTCGCCGCCACGTCGACGGACTTCTCCTGGACCTGGCTGAACCCGTTCGCCGTCCAGTCGTTCGCCGCCTTCACGGCCGGACTGTCCCTCTCCATCTTCATGTTCTGGGGCTGGGACACCTGCCTCACGACGAACGAGGAGACCATCGGCAGCGAGAAGACGCCCGGCCGCGCCGCCCTCGTCGCGATGATCGTCCTGGTCGGCTCGTACCTGGCCACCGGCATCGCCGCGCAGATGGCGGTGGGTGCAGGGGACACCGGGCTCGGCCTGGCGAACCCCGGCACGTCCGACAACGTCTTCGCCGCACTCGCGGGCCCCGTCATGGGGCCGGGCCTCGGCGTCCTGCTCTTCCTCGCGGTGCTGGCCTCGGCCGCGGCGAGCCTGCAGACGACGTTCATCCCGGTGGCGCGCACGGTCCTGGCGATGGCGTCGTACGAGGCGCTTCCCGCGTCGTACGCGAAGGTCCACCCGCGCTTCCGGACCCCGGGCCGGGCCACCGTCGTCGCCGGGGTCGCGACCGGCGTGTTCTACACGGTGATGACCCTCGTCAGCGAGCACGTCCTGGTCGACACCATCTACGCACTCGGCCTGATGATCTGCTTCTACTACGCCCTGACGGCCTTCGCCTGCGCCTGGTACTTCCGCGCCGAACTCACCCGGTCCGTGCGGGACCTGGTCTTCAAGGGGCTGTTTCCCGTCGTGGGGGGCATCCTCCTCACCGCCGTCTTCGGCAAGACGCTGTACGACATGTGGGACCCGGCCTACGGCTCCGGCTCCTCGGTCCTCGGCGTCGGCTCCGTGTTCGTCATCGGCGTCGGCCTGCTGCTCCTCGGCCTGGTGCTGATGGAGGCGATGCGGCGTCGCGCGCCCGCCTTCTTCCGGGGCGAGGTGCTGACGAAGGAGCCCCCCGCGCTCGTGGTGGACGAGTGA